One window from the genome of Entelurus aequoreus isolate RoL-2023_Sb linkage group LG04, RoL_Eaeq_v1.1, whole genome shotgun sequence encodes:
- the LOC133647846 gene encoding sterile alpha motif domain-containing protein 12-like has product MEPASKRVSSWSVREVLEWLQEHHPDQVGVLQKAVMKHAISGRALLRLREHHLLQLGVDVEEQQQEMLQDLLLLRVQEEVDELNDICSECFPA; this is encoded by the exons ATGGAACCTGCGTCCAAGCGTGTATCGTCATGGTCGGTGCGGGAGGTCCTGGAGTGGCTTCAGGAGCACCACCCCGACCAAGTGGGCGTGCTCCAGAAAGCCGTGATGAAGCACGCCATTTCCG GCCGTGCTTTGCTGAGGCTGAGGGAGCATCACCTGCTCCAGCTGGGAGTGGATGTCGAGGAGCAGCAGCAGGAGATGCTGCAGGACCTCCTCCTCCTCAGGGTGCAGGAGGAGGTCGACGAGCTCAACGATATCTGCTCAG AATGTTTCCCGGCCTAA